A region from the Chitinivibrionales bacterium genome encodes:
- the ricT gene encoding regulatory iron-sulfur-containing complex subunit RicT — protein MSKNSKLVEVVFKGERRAIYRNRSELDINEGDSVVVEAERGEDLGRVSLVGALVKLKRGKGDAKGIVRLAVEKDMNQHNANLQKENDAYKVCREKIKHYNLDMKLVDVEMQFDGSKITFYFTAAQRVDFRELVKDLASVYRTRIELRQIGVRDEAKRVSGYGVCGRKQCCSAFLSEFEQITTQMAKDQQISLNPAKISGNCGRLLCCLRYEEEEYHTVFKEFPAIDSKLVIKGKDGKDKEGVLTFINVFKNVGQVRFSDGTDEWLTPEELSKGRMNNDKKE, from the coding sequence ATGTCGAAAAACAGCAAGCTGGTTGAAGTGGTGTTCAAGGGAGAGCGCCGGGCCATCTACCGCAACCGCAGCGAGCTCGACATCAACGAGGGCGACAGCGTGGTGGTTGAGGCGGAGCGCGGCGAGGACCTGGGCCGCGTGTCGCTCGTTGGCGCGCTTGTCAAGCTCAAGCGCGGCAAGGGCGACGCAAAGGGGATCGTGCGCCTGGCCGTGGAGAAGGACATGAACCAGCACAACGCGAACCTGCAGAAGGAAAACGACGCCTACAAGGTGTGCCGGGAAAAGATCAAGCACTACAACCTCGACATGAAGCTCGTGGACGTGGAGATGCAGTTCGACGGCAGCAAGATCACGTTCTACTTCACCGCGGCCCAGCGCGTTGACTTCAGGGAACTGGTGAAGGACCTCGCGTCGGTGTACCGCACGCGCATCGAGCTTCGGCAGATCGGCGTGCGCGATGAGGCCAAGCGGGTGAGCGGCTACGGCGTGTGCGGCCGCAAGCAGTGCTGCAGCGCGTTCCTCAGCGAGTTCGAGCAGATCACCACGCAGATGGCCAAGGACCAGCAGATATCGCTCAACCCGGCAAAGATATCGGGCAACTGCGGCCGGCTGCTGTGCTGCCTGCGTTACGAGGAGGAGGAGTACCACACCGTGTTCAAGGAATTTCCCGCCATCGACAGCAAGCTGGTGATCAAGGGAAAGGACGGCAAGGACAAGGAGGGCGTTCTCACCTTCATCAACGTGTTCAAGAACGTGGGCCAGGTGCGCTTTTCCGACGGCACCGACGAATGGCTCACGCCCGAGGAGCTTTCGAAAGGGCGGATGAATAATGACAAAAAAGAATAG
- the metG gene encoding methionine--tRNA ligase codes for MTKKNSGAAARTFLVTGALPYANSDLHLGHLVEAVQTDVFVRFQKLLGNRAVYVCADDTHGTAIQINAMKQGVTPEKLVAGMWERHKKDYAGFNIGFDVFYTTNSEENRHYAELIYKSLKEKGLIEEKEISQYFCETDGRFLPDRFIKGTCPNCGAADQYGDVCEVCGSTYDPTDLKSPVCITCGKTPVLKSSRHVFVQLERRHDFLDKYVGSGVLADEVRNFAQSWLSVKLREWCISRDAPYFGFEIPGMPGKYFYVWLDAPIGYMASTKKWCDEHHEKMESFWSKEADCSIVHFIGKDITYFHTLFWPVMLDSAGFRLPSKIFVHGFLNIAGEKMSKSRGTFILARDFLDKAKHPQAAEFLRFFFASKLSGSVNDFDLNAEEFQSRVNTVLANNIGNFHHRTVVFCERYFDAKVPDAAWEASFAEEVVKKGKSIADAYAKTDYKSVIEQVQELGDKGNKYYQDSKPWELLKTDKNAAAKVMVTCLNMIRSIAVFLKPITPDLVKKIEDLFGAELSWNDHVFSLRSGKLGKTEILVQPLEMEQLELLRGQGAVQQAPSSASAAASAPAEIDIAAVKALDLRVATVLAAEKIEKSDKLLKLQLEMGGATRQIVAGVAQSYNPESLVGKQVVVVANLKSAVVRGVTSDGMLLAALDNGKLSVVQPDRPVAPGSKVS; via the coding sequence ATGACAAAAAAGAATAGCGGCGCTGCCGCGCGGACGTTTCTGGTGACCGGCGCGCTGCCGTACGCCAACAGCGACCTGCACCTGGGGCACCTCGTGGAGGCGGTGCAGACCGACGTGTTCGTGCGATTCCAGAAGCTGCTGGGAAACCGCGCCGTTTACGTGTGCGCCGACGACACGCACGGCACGGCCATACAGATCAACGCCATGAAGCAGGGCGTCACGCCCGAAAAGCTCGTGGCCGGCATGTGGGAGCGGCACAAGAAAGACTATGCCGGCTTCAACATCGGGTTTGACGTTTTCTACACCACCAACTCCGAGGAGAACCGGCATTACGCGGAGCTGATTTACAAAAGCCTCAAAGAAAAAGGGCTCATTGAGGAAAAGGAGATTTCGCAGTACTTTTGCGAAACAGACGGCAGGTTTCTGCCCGACCGTTTCATCAAGGGAACGTGCCCCAACTGCGGGGCTGCCGACCAGTACGGCGACGTGTGCGAGGTGTGCGGATCGACGTACGACCCGACCGACCTGAAGTCGCCGGTGTGCATCACCTGTGGAAAAACGCCGGTGCTGAAATCGTCACGGCACGTTTTCGTGCAACTGGAAAGACGCCACGACTTCCTTGACAAATACGTCGGCTCCGGCGTTCTGGCCGACGAGGTGCGCAATTTCGCCCAAAGCTGGCTGTCGGTCAAGCTCCGCGAATGGTGCATTTCCCGCGACGCGCCGTATTTCGGGTTCGAGATCCCGGGCATGCCCGGCAAATATTTCTACGTCTGGCTCGACGCGCCGATCGGCTACATGGCCTCGACAAAAAAATGGTGCGATGAACATCATGAAAAAATGGAGTCGTTCTGGTCAAAGGAAGCGGATTGCAGCATCGTGCATTTCATCGGCAAGGACATCACCTATTTCCACACCCTGTTCTGGCCGGTCATGCTCGACAGCGCGGGCTTCAGGCTGCCGTCGAAGATTTTCGTGCACGGGTTCCTCAACATCGCGGGCGAGAAGATGTCCAAGAGCAGGGGAACGTTCATCCTGGCGCGCGACTTTCTTGACAAGGCGAAACACCCGCAGGCCGCGGAGTTCCTGCGGTTCTTTTTCGCTTCAAAACTTTCGGGCTCGGTGAATGATTTCGACCTCAACGCCGAGGAATTCCAGAGCCGCGTCAACACGGTGCTTGCCAACAACATCGGCAATTTCCACCACCGCACCGTGGTGTTCTGCGAGCGGTATTTCGACGCAAAGGTGCCTGATGCGGCGTGGGAAGCCTCCTTTGCGGAGGAGGTTGTCAAAAAGGGGAAAAGCATCGCCGACGCGTATGCAAAGACCGATTACAAATCGGTCATCGAGCAAGTGCAGGAGCTCGGCGATAAGGGAAACAAATATTATCAGGACAGCAAGCCGTGGGAACTTTTAAAAACCGACAAGAACGCGGCCGCGAAGGTGATGGTGACCTGCCTCAACATGATACGCTCCATCGCGGTCTTCTTAAAGCCCATCACTCCTGACCTTGTCAAAAAGATTGAGGATCTTTTCGGCGCGGAACTTTCATGGAATGACCATGTCTTTTCCCTGAGATCGGGGAAGCTTGGCAAAACGGAAATACTTGTCCAGCCGCTTGAAATGGAACAGCTGGAGCTGCTGCGCGGACAGGGCGCCGTCCAACAGGCGCCGTCGTCCGCTTCCGCGGCGGCATCGGCCCCGGCGGAAATCGACATCGCCGCGGTCAAGGCGCTTGACCTGCGCGTGGCCACGGTGCTCGCGGCAGAGAAAATAGAGAAATCCGACAAGCTTCTCAAGCTGCAATTGGAAATGGGCGGCGCAACCCGCCAGATCGTCGCGGGCGTGGCGCAATCGTACAATCCGGAATCGCTCGTGGGCAAGCAGGTGGTGGTCGTGGCAAACCTGAAAAGCGCGGTGGTCCGGGGCGTCACGTCCGACGGCATGCTGCTTGCCGCGCTTGACAACGGCAAATTGTCGGTGGTCCAGCCGGACAGGCCCGTCGCGCCCGGCTCAAAGGTGTCGTAG